From one Gallionella capsiferriformans ES-2 genomic stretch:
- a CDS encoding acyltransferase family protein, translating into MSATGNRFEYIEISRGIAALLVVCFHATGISGLTKYFGMAPLGGLFSFGYAGVDFFFVLSGFIIFYSTATNHANSSEIFSYIKHRLIRIYPIYWVVGFILLPLTYLMGHRVGVVNAVMDFLLVPREGYPFVPVAWTLRHEMLFYVSFMLFFLNVTLAWVYFLLWGVAIVLCGLFSLDFASPFASLYFNDHNLEFLLGIGIAQYAKSNQVLLIKPSFLFLGGAAIFIASGLNESLIHVGNYPEHGHYHLLYGVGAVLMIGGLIRLEADLKNYWVGMGTFLGRASYSIYLIHFAVLSAVVKLLVPLHFPLWLDLVLLVLSSVVIGSLLYQYVEVPLLAMIRSRGALASNVPARV; encoded by the coding sequence ATGAGTGCAACTGGCAATCGTTTTGAATATATAGAAATCAGCAGGGGCATTGCCGCGCTATTGGTGGTTTGTTTTCACGCTACGGGCATTAGCGGATTGACAAAGTATTTTGGGATGGCTCCTTTGGGCGGACTATTTTCTTTCGGCTATGCGGGTGTTGATTTTTTCTTTGTATTGAGCGGTTTTATTATTTTCTACAGCACCGCAACAAATCACGCTAATTCAAGTGAGATTTTTTCTTATATCAAACATCGTCTGATTCGCATTTATCCGATTTATTGGGTTGTTGGTTTTATACTACTGCCATTAACTTATCTGATGGGGCATCGGGTCGGCGTAGTGAATGCGGTGATGGATTTTTTGCTGGTGCCGCGCGAGGGTTATCCGTTTGTACCAGTCGCATGGACGTTGCGGCATGAGATGTTGTTCTATGTTTCCTTCATGTTGTTTTTCCTGAATGTCACTTTAGCTTGGGTATATTTTTTATTGTGGGGGGTGGCCATCGTATTGTGTGGCCTGTTCTCTTTGGATTTTGCTTCACCTTTCGCTTCGTTATATTTTAACGATCACAATCTTGAGTTTTTGTTGGGGATTGGGATTGCTCAATATGCCAAATCCAATCAGGTGTTGTTGATTAAACCCTCATTCTTGTTCCTTGGTGGGGCGGCTATTTTTATTGCATCAGGATTAAACGAATCGCTTATCCATGTGGGTAATTATCCTGAGCATGGGCATTACCACCTACTTTATGGTGTGGGTGCGGTACTAATGATTGGCGGTTTGATCCGCTTGGAAGCAGATTTGAAAAATTATTGGGTGGGTATGGGGACATTTTTAGGCAGAGCTTCTTATTCAATTTATCTGATTCATTTTGCAGTGCTGTCGGCAGTAGTGAAGTTGCTGGTACCTTTGCATTTTCCGCTTTGGTTAGATCTGGTTTTATTGGTGCTGTCCAGCGTTGTCATCGGATCATTGTTATATCAATATGTGGAAGTACCACTGCTTGCTATGATTAGAAGCAGGGGCGCGTTGGCTAGCAATGTGCCTGCAAGAGTTTAA
- a CDS encoding LbetaH domain-containing protein yields MILQGNDPYRGPSFSFGNRVLRALWGIVYLLLFKISPRTFHAWRVLLLRAFGAKIGRGCHIYPSVKVWAPWNLSLGKHVGIADGVTLYCMDKIRVGDFAVISQGAHLCCGTHDYNSENFQLIAKPILIGIHAWVCAEAFIHPGVVVPEGVVVGARAVVSKSLSVPWAVYAGNPCRQVATRKHLEK; encoded by the coding sequence ATGATCCTGCAAGGCAATGACCCTTATCGCGGCCCTTCGTTTTCATTCGGCAATCGAGTGCTTCGCGCTTTGTGGGGTATAGTGTACTTACTCCTTTTTAAAATTAGCCCGAGGACATTTCATGCTTGGCGTGTTTTGTTATTGCGGGCATTTGGCGCGAAAATCGGGCGGGGTTGTCATATCTATCCGAGCGTGAAGGTGTGGGCACCTTGGAATTTGTCATTGGGCAAACATGTTGGTATAGCTGATGGCGTTACTCTTTATTGCATGGACAAAATCCGCGTAGGTGATTTTGCCGTTATCTCGCAGGGTGCCCATTTATGTTGCGGTACGCATGACTACAACAGTGAAAATTTTCAGTTGATCGCTAAGCCAATTCTGATTGGCATTCATGCATGGGTATGCGCAGAAGCATTTATTCATCCCGGTGTCGTGGTTCCTGAGGGTGTTGTTGTTGGTGCGCGGGCAGTTGTTTCGAAGAGTTTATCTGTGCCATGGGCGGTTTATGCGGGCAATCCTTGCCGACAAGTTGCCACACGGAAGCATTTAGAAAAGTAG
- a CDS encoding class I SAM-dependent methyltransferase has protein sequence MTNVVESYGWKTATGPESCDYIAPEILKILGRLKVRRVCDLGSGNGALAAMLRKEGYYAAGVEYDQQGVALSQKNYPGITFYNLGVQDDPTSMLVSEGQPFDVVVSTEVVEHLFSPHLLPNFARRLVKKDGYLVISTPYHGYLKNLALSIFNKWDKHHTVLWHGGHIKFWSRDTLTQLLEENGFKVVGFYGAGRFPYLWKSMILVALAM, from the coding sequence ATGACAAATGTTGTTGAATCGTATGGTTGGAAAACGGCAACTGGCCCAGAATCCTGCGACTATATTGCGCCAGAAATATTGAAAATACTAGGCCGACTAAAAGTGAGGCGAGTTTGTGATTTGGGCTCTGGAAATGGCGCACTGGCTGCCATGCTTCGGAAGGAAGGTTATTACGCCGCAGGCGTTGAATATGATCAACAAGGCGTGGCGCTTTCACAAAAGAACTATCCCGGAATAACTTTTTATAATTTGGGGGTGCAGGACGATCCAACTTCAATGCTCGTTTCCGAGGGGCAGCCGTTTGATGTTGTAGTTTCAACAGAGGTGGTGGAGCATCTTTTTTCGCCCCACCTGCTGCCAAATTTTGCACGTAGGCTTGTGAAAAAAGATGGTTACCTCGTTATTTCTACGCCTTATCACGGCTATCTGAAAAATCTTGCACTTTCGATCTTTAACAAATGGGATAAACACCACACTGTGCTTTGGCACGGTGGCCATATTAAATTTTGGAGCCGGGATACTTTGACACAATTATTGGAAGAGAACGGTTTCAAAGTGGTTGGGTTTTATGGAGCGGGCCGCTTCCCTTATCTCTGGAAAAGTATGATTCTGGTTGCACTGGCAATGTGA
- a CDS encoding glycosyltransferase family 2 protein, whose product MANISVLILTKNEQQDLPGCLESVAWSDDIHVFDSMSTDDTVAIAEGFGAHVTQRDYGACKLSFGGDESAHRNWGLQNIPFKYEWVFVIDADERATQDLVTAMTEVVCAPKGFVAFRIQRRDYFLGTWLKHVQASPYYMRLFMHQKLRYDRLINPVSIADGPVGLVSGFLDHFPFSKGIGFWVERHNSYSRAEAQQIVENRKKLAFFSFKKAFAAKDFNECRFHQKELFYRLPFRPLIKFLILYVGKRGFLDGRAGFTYAMLQSIYEYFIVLKTREMESPFVK is encoded by the coding sequence ATGGCAAATATTTCGGTACTAATCCTTACGAAAAACGAACAGCAAGACCTGCCGGGGTGCCTCGAAAGTGTTGCATGGTCAGATGATATTCACGTCTTTGATTCGATGAGTACAGATGATACTGTTGCTATCGCTGAGGGTTTTGGTGCGCACGTAACTCAGCGTGACTATGGCGCATGCAAGTTGTCGTTTGGCGGGGACGAGTCTGCGCACCGGAATTGGGGGCTGCAAAATATTCCGTTCAAATATGAATGGGTGTTTGTGATTGATGCGGATGAACGCGCTACGCAGGATTTGGTTACGGCGATGACTGAGGTAGTGTGTGCGCCTAAGGGTTTCGTTGCGTTTCGGATTCAGCGGCGTGATTATTTCTTAGGAACCTGGCTCAAGCATGTTCAGGCTTCACCGTACTACATGCGTTTGTTCATGCACCAGAAGTTGCGGTACGATAGATTGATCAATCCGGTTTCGATTGCGGATGGTCCTGTGGGGCTGGTTTCGGGCTTTCTCGATCATTTTCCTTTCAGCAAGGGTATTGGCTTTTGGGTGGAGCGGCATAACTCCTATAGTCGAGCAGAGGCGCAACAGATCGTGGAGAACAGAAAGAAGCTTGCGTTTTTCAGTTTTAAAAAGGCTTTCGCAGCAAAAGATTTTAATGAATGCCGTTTTCATCAAAAGGAGTTGTTCTATCGGTTGCCGTTTCGACCATTGATCAAATTTTTGATCTTGTATGTTGGTAAGCGTGGATTCTTGGATGGCCGTGCTGGTTTCACCTATGCGATGCTGCAATCAATCTATGAGTACTTCATTGTGCTGAAGACACGCGAGATGGAATCTCCTTTTGTAAAATAA
- a CDS encoding glycosyltransferase WbuB: protein MRILIHGINFFPEQTGIGKYSGEIAEWLVARGYEVRVVTAPPYYPQWRIADGYPNGWCKDNVRTEDKSKSCEVKGGSLAVYRCPLWVPAKPSGLKRVLHLASFALSSFPIMLWQILWRPDVVWVVEPPLFCAPQAWLVARLSSAKSWLHIQDYEVDAAFDLGLLKGAALRGMVAMGERWLMRRFDRVSTISPRMLDRALAKGVAADRAVLFPNWVDLSGFRIQDSGFIKTGVRAEDSGLSGYRVELGIAADAVVALYSGNMGGKQGLEILAQAAELGSRGEERELSCQTTSDAELEPCNLNPEPCNLSFSPDIVFVFCGNGAGRTDLVLQCKGLPNVRFMDLQPLERLGELLSFADIHLLPQRADAADLVMPSKLTGMLASGRPVVATANMDAELANVVAGCGLVVEPEQPQAFFDAINTLARDAALRDRLGAAGRSYAVAHLDRDAVLGRFEAELKKVVNAGKSRAVDYSRGRAD from the coding sequence ATGAGAATTTTAATCCACGGTATCAACTTTTTTCCAGAACAGACTGGCATCGGTAAATATTCCGGCGAGATTGCGGAGTGGCTGGTCGCGCGCGGGTATGAGGTAAGGGTTGTTACTGCACCGCCTTATTATCCACAGTGGCGCATTGCCGATGGTTACCCGAATGGTTGGTGTAAAGACAACGTGAGGACTGAGGATAAATCTAAAAGCTGCGAGGTGAAGGGTGGAAGTTTGGCGGTATACCGGTGTCCGCTGTGGGTGCCTGCCAAACCTTCTGGTTTGAAGCGTGTGCTGCATTTGGCAAGTTTTGCACTTTCCAGCTTTCCGATCATGCTGTGGCAAATTTTGTGGCGGCCCGATGTGGTGTGGGTTGTGGAGCCTCCGTTGTTTTGTGCACCGCAGGCCTGGCTGGTAGCGCGATTATCCAGCGCGAAATCTTGGTTGCACATCCAAGATTATGAGGTAGATGCGGCATTCGATCTGGGCTTGCTGAAAGGTGCAGCCTTACGCGGTATGGTGGCGATGGGCGAGCGATGGCTGATGCGCCGCTTTGACCGTGTCTCGACGATTTCGCCGCGCATGCTGGATCGCGCATTAGCGAAGGGTGTAGCTGCGGATCGAGCGGTATTGTTTCCAAATTGGGTGGATTTGTCAGGATTCAGAATTCAGGATTCAGGATTTATTAAAACAGGTGTGAGGGCTGAGGATTCAGGACTGAGTGGTTACCGGGTGGAATTGGGGATTGCGGCGGATGCTGTGGTGGCGTTGTATTCGGGGAATATGGGGGGCAAGCAAGGACTGGAAATATTGGCGCAGGCGGCTGAGCTAGGATCGAGGGGCGAGGAGCGAGAATTGAGTTGTCAAACGACGTCCGACGCGGAACTTGAACCTTGTAACCTGAACCCTGAACCTTGCAACTTGTCATTTTCACCTGATATCGTTTTCGTGTTCTGCGGCAACGGAGCGGGGCGGACTGATTTGGTTTTACAGTGTAAAGGTTTACCGAATGTGCGCTTCATGGATTTGCAGCCGCTGGAGCGTCTAGGTGAGTTGCTTTCTTTTGCGGATATTCATTTATTGCCGCAACGCGCCGATGCGGCGGATCTGGTGATGCCGTCCAAGTTGACCGGGATGCTGGCCAGTGGGCGTCCGGTTGTCGCAACGGCAAATATGGACGCAGAGCTGGCGAATGTGGTGGCAGGTTGCGGGCTGGTGGTGGAACCAGAGCAGCCGCAAGCTTTTTTCGATGCGATCAATACTTTGGCTCGTGATGCTGCGCTGCGTGATCGCCTGGGTGCCGCAGGGCGTTCTTACGCTGTGGCGCATTTAGATCGAGATGCGGTGCTGGGCAGGTTTGAGGCGGAGCTGAAAAAAGTGGTGAATGCCGGGAAAAGCAGGGCTGTTGACTACAGCAGGGGCCGCGCCGACTGA
- a CDS encoding undecaprenyl-phosphate glucose phosphotransferase, with the protein MNKREAGLFMHSGFLRPHASRISFVQRLLDAVLICSIYGVDLVRFDAHWDARRVLLVMLAVMLFSIFAEMRGFYNSWRTSQLSDEIRELLLIWLTVVAALLILAFMTNMLDVLYRSAMLSWFISVPVGLLAVRLVVRWALRYVRRHGANIRTVAVVGNTPAGHRLVQHVNAMPWVGLVVKGFFDYRQRESAPIVIGNASYTLDTMSELLRLVKAGEIDSVYVALPLTKERRIEDLVNQLADTTASVYVVPDVFVSELMHSRWTNFGGMPLVSVYETPFFGLHGWLKRLEDVVLATLILMIIWPLMLGIAVAIKVTSQGSVIFRQKRYGLNGVGVEIWKFRSMTASDDGAHVVQAKKDDARITPLGAFLRKTSLDELPQFFNVLQGTMSVVGPRPHAVAHNEQYRKLIKGYMLRHKVKPGITGLAQVNGWRGETDTLEKMQSRVECDLEYIQTWSLWLDLKIVLLTVLRGFTGRNVY; encoded by the coding sequence TTGAACAAGAGAGAGGCGGGGCTTTTCATGCATAGTGGATTTCTGCGCCCGCATGCTTCACGCATTTCGTTTGTTCAGCGCCTGCTGGATGCCGTGCTGATATGCTCAATTTACGGGGTTGATTTGGTTCGCTTCGATGCACATTGGGATGCCAGGCGAGTATTGCTCGTAATGCTGGCAGTAATGTTGTTTTCTATCTTCGCCGAGATGAGGGGATTTTATAATTCATGGCGTACCAGCCAGTTGAGTGACGAGATTCGCGAACTGTTGCTCATTTGGTTGACGGTTGTAGCTGCACTGCTCATATTGGCATTCATGACCAATATGCTAGACGTGCTTTACAGGTCGGCTATGTTGAGCTGGTTTATTTCTGTGCCAGTGGGGCTGTTGGCGGTGCGATTGGTTGTGCGCTGGGCATTAAGGTATGTGCGCAGGCATGGTGCTAATATACGCACTGTCGCTGTGGTGGGTAATACTCCGGCTGGACATCGACTGGTCCAGCACGTCAATGCAATGCCATGGGTCGGACTGGTTGTAAAGGGTTTTTTCGATTATCGTCAGCGAGAAAGTGCACCTATTGTAATTGGGAATGCCAGTTATACTCTTGATACCATGAGTGAGTTGTTACGCCTGGTAAAGGCAGGTGAAATTGATTCTGTTTATGTGGCTCTACCGCTGACAAAAGAAAGGCGTATTGAGGATCTGGTTAATCAGCTTGCTGATACTACTGCATCTGTATATGTTGTGCCCGACGTATTCGTTTCTGAGTTGATGCATTCGCGCTGGACAAACTTTGGTGGTATGCCGCTAGTGAGTGTTTATGAAACGCCTTTTTTTGGCCTTCATGGCTGGCTGAAGCGGCTGGAAGATGTTGTTCTTGCTACTCTGATTTTGATGATAATTTGGCCTTTGATGTTGGGAATTGCGGTGGCAATTAAGGTTACCTCGCAAGGTTCTGTTATATTCAGGCAAAAGCGTTATGGTTTAAACGGGGTCGGGGTTGAGATATGGAAGTTTCGCTCCATGACGGCGAGCGATGATGGTGCGCATGTGGTGCAGGCAAAGAAGGATGATGCGCGAATTACGCCGTTAGGGGCGTTTCTGCGCAAGACGTCGCTGGATGAATTGCCGCAGTTCTTCAATGTGCTGCAGGGCACAATGTCTGTGGTTGGTCCTCGTCCCCATGCTGTAGCGCACAACGAGCAGTACCGGAAGCTGATCAAGGGATACATGTTGCGTCACAAGGTCAAGCCGGGTATTACCGGCCTGGCGCAAGTAAACGGCTGGCGCGGCGAGACGGACACTTTAGAGAAGATGCAGTCGCGAGTGGAATGCGACCTGGAATACATTCAAACTTGGTCGTTGTGGCTTGATTTGAAGATCGTGCTGCTGACCGTGCTGCGTGGATTTACCGGAAGGAATGTTTATTAG
- a CDS encoding lipoprotein codes for MTALFGVFTLLGGCAVESASQAVVDAYRLIHSEGSAAQHELNPKLSYLRVQTGGREVFMALGYIDATPDGPVDVWYSAEADVLRLRDGRVAGAIMKTGTNWLTVSFSDLPRWDAVGHQAQFERIRDVSPGYRYGIHEKMLIRLIEPPTDTQLKNISASSLVWFEETVQGGSDRPARYAVRLASPGTQRVIYAEQCLSSEYCFSWQDWPNSSKGTH; via the coding sequence ATGACTGCCCTGTTCGGCGTGTTCACTCTGTTGGGCGGTTGTGCGGTCGAATCCGCTTCACAGGCCGTAGTGGATGCCTATCGATTGATCCATTCCGAAGGATCAGCTGCGCAGCACGAACTGAATCCGAAGCTGAGCTATTTGCGCGTGCAGACAGGCGGGCGAGAGGTGTTCATGGCCTTGGGCTATATCGACGCCACGCCGGATGGACCGGTCGATGTCTGGTACAGCGCCGAGGCCGATGTGTTGCGTCTGCGCGACGGGCGGGTGGCGGGGGCGATCATGAAAACGGGTACGAACTGGCTTACTGTGTCGTTTTCGGATCTTCCGCGCTGGGACGCGGTAGGTCATCAGGCGCAATTCGAACGTATTCGCGATGTCAGTCCCGGCTATCGATATGGCATCCATGAAAAGATGCTAATCCGCCTCATCGAGCCGCCTACAGATACGCAGCTGAAAAATATTTCTGCATCTTCACTTGTCTGGTTTGAAGAAACCGTGCAGGGTGGCAGTGATCGTCCGGCGCGTTACGCAGTCAGGCTGGCTAGCCCGGGTACGCAACGAGTCATTTATGCGGAACAGTGTCTGTCCAGTGAGTATTGCTTTTCATGGCAAGATTGGCCGAATTCCAGCAAAGGTACGCATTGA